In Candidatus Bathyarchaeota archaeon, the sequence TTAACCACGTCTGGGTTTAACGTTTTTATCTTATACCTTGGGCATGATAGTGAGGAAGGTTGGCTGTGGAAAACGTCTACCGTCTACTTTCGAAGCCTATCAGAAGGCTGTTAGAGGAGAGAGGGTTCCACCAGCCCACGGAGCCTCAAGTTAAGGTGATACCTAAGGTTCTCGAGGGTAAGAACGTTTTGTTGATTGCTCCGACTGGGACGGGTAAGACCGAGGCTGCTCTCCTACCGATCCTAGACATGTTAATTAGACGCCATAGGGGCGAGCCTGGTATAAAGCTTCTCTACATAACGCCTCTTAGGGCGTTGAACAGGGATATGCTCGATAGGTTTCTATGGTGGTGCGGTAAGCTCGACCTGAAGGTGGCGGTTAGACACGGGGATACAGGCCCCAAGGAGAGAGCGTTACAGGCTAAGGAGCCTCCTGACATACTCATAACGACGCCTGAGACCCTTCAGGCGGTCCTCACGGGTAGGATCCTGAAGAGACACCTAAGGGCTGTCAGATGGGTTGTCGTCGACGAGGTTCACGAGCTGGCTGAGGATAAGAGAGGCAGCCAGCTTGCTTTGGCTTTGGAGAGGCTTAGGTGGCTTAAGATGGGAGACTTCCAGGTCGTCGGATTGTCGGCTACGATAGGTAGCCCCGAGGAGGTCGCTAAATTTCTGGTCGGTGCTAATAGGCCGGTCGAGGTCGTTCAAGTATCCGTAGCTAGGACTATGAAGTTCGAGATCGTCTACCCTGCTCCTGAGCCTGAGGACTACGAGCTTGCTACGAGGCTTTATACGCATCCTGAGGTCGCGGCAAGACTTCGGTTTATGAGGAGCCTGATAGAGAAGCACCGTTCAGTCCTGCTTTTCACGAATACAAGGCCCATAGCCGAGGTTTTAGCGAGTAGGTTTAAGGTCTGGGATGTAGACTTCCCGGTGAGCATTCACCACGGCTCGCTCGCCAAGCCGGCTAGAGTGGCCGCCGAGAGGGGTTTGAAGAAGGGTGAGCTTAAGGGGCTTGTCTGTACGTCAAGCCTAGAGCTCGGGATAGACGTCGGGCATATAGACCTGGTTATCCAGTACATGTCTCCCAGACAGGTTACGAGGCTTGTTCAGCGGGTAGGTAGAAGCGGTCATAGGGTCGGTAGGGTCGCCAAGGGGGTTGTGATAACCATGGACTCCGACGACACCCTAGAAGCGGCTGTGATAGCTAGGAAAGCCACCCGGGAAGAGCTTGAGCCTGTTAAGATCCCTGAGAAGCCCCTAGACGTGCTGACGCATCAGATAGTCGGGCTTCTCATCCATAAACGTAGGTGGGATATCGAGGAGATCCTCGAGCTCGTCAGGCAGAGCTATCCATATAGAAATCTCACGAAAGAGGAGCTGGTCAGGGTTCTCGAATATATGCATAACAGGTATCCTAGGCTCGCATGGGTTTCATTCGAGGACGAGGTCGTTTTGAAGCCTGCTAGGGTGAGGAAGATGTACGAGTACTATTTCGAGCGGCTATCCATGATACCGGATGAGAGGCAGTACCTTGTTATAGACGAGGTCTCGAACACGGCGGTCGGGGTACTCGACGAGGCGTTCGTAGCCGAATACGGGGAGCCTGGTACGAAGTTCATATGCAGGGGGAGCCCGTGGAAGATCATAGGGTTG encodes:
- a CDS encoding DEAD/DEAH box helicase, producing MENVYRLLSKPIRRLLEERGFHQPTEPQVKVIPKVLEGKNVLLIAPTGTGKTEAALLPILDMLIRRHRGEPGIKLLYITPLRALNRDMLDRFLWWCGKLDLKVAVRHGDTGPKERALQAKEPPDILITTPETLQAVLTGRILKRHLRAVRWVVVDEVHELAEDKRGSQLALALERLRWLKMGDFQVVGLSATIGSPEEVAKFLVGANRPVEVVQVSVARTMKFEIVYPAPEPEDYELATRLYTHPEVAARLRFMRSLIEKHRSVLLFTNTRPIAEVLASRFKVWDVDFPVSIHHGSLAKPARVAAERGLKKGELKGLVCTSSLELGIDVGHIDLVIQYMSPRQVTRLVQRVGRSGHRVGRVAKGVVITMDSDDTLEAAVIARKATREELEPVKIPEKPLDVLTHQIVGLLIHKRRWDIEEILELVRQSYPYRNLTKEELVRVLEYMHNRYPRLAWVSFEDEVVLKPARVRKMYEYYFERLSMIPDERQYLVIDEVSNTAVGVLDEAFVAEYGEPGTKFICRGSPWKIIGLMGDRIYVKPIDSPTGAIPSWVGEEIPVPFEVAMEVGKIRRRCEELLGKELSLEEVAERLSRTYPAGVETLARALKETYEQYRMGLPVPSDRVVTIESWEDFIIINCCFGTLVNRAIARLLGLLLSEKYGTTIGVQHDPYRIILDTGGEFSAKKVYQTLMELAGMDIGDLAVKAAERTGLFKRRLIHVAKRFGALEKRADLTSISLRSIVESFQGTVVYQEALKETMEKDMDVKGARRVLKAIAQGKLKVVVLEGLGELTPISRMGMERIGRKTDIIPPEKMHRLLIESTRARLMNEVKTLVCLENVDFIGPVRIGDMVNSVRCPVCGSTRVGVTNQDPEVVKRIFIEKAGKRLTKRETRILEGIKESSKVIERYGFAGLLALAGRRLNVKDVLDILSEESKPSDRLIELIMNAEKRALMRRFW